In one window of Pseudoliparis swirei isolate HS2019 ecotype Mariana Trench chromosome 15, NWPU_hadal_v1, whole genome shotgun sequence DNA:
- the pip5k1ba gene encoding phosphatidylinositol-4-phosphate 5-kinase, type I, beta a isoform X2 — protein sequence MSTTTTTTVRPDGAGRGSKATKAPKDHKKPTAAALKGAIQLGIGYTVGNLSSKPDRDVLMQDFSVVESVFLPSEGSNLTPAHHYPDFRLKTYAPLAFRYFRELFGIKPDDYLYSMCNEPLIELSNPGASSSWFYLTSDDEFIIKTVQHKEAEFLQKLLPGYYMNLNQNPRTLLPKFYGLYCIQCSGVTVRVVVMNNVLPRAMKMHYKYDLKGSSHKRRATRKERSKSSPTFKDLDFQEMHKGLNFDPDTYGALMKTLQRDCRVLESFKIMDYSLLLGIHVSDRKPLVRENRYDSRKGQKVLYSTALESIQGNAKAPEPVDDDTLGGIPAKHKEENLLLFLGIIDILQSYRLIKKMEHSWKALVHDGDTVSVHRPSFYADRFLKFMGSTVFKKIHPLRGASSRRKRTSFHALKSASQEVLSPLKDDKMEEKKAQSMDHLDGNCKLYSSSKQPDLLPRVSFETKGNNEDQDNSSSEGRRASSSTIALDDALPAASSSSVSDSELGVYL from the exons atgtcaacaacaacaacaacaaccgtccGCCCGGACGGCGCGGGGAGAGGAAGCAAAGCCACTAAAGCGCCAAAGGATCATAAAAAG CCCACGGCGGCGGCGCTGAAGGGAGCCATCCAGCTGGGCATCGGGTACACGGTGGGAAACCTGAGCTCCAAACCAGACCGAGATGTTCTCATGCAGGACTTCTCAGTGGTGGAGAGCGTCTTCCTGCCCAG TGAGGGCAGCAACCTGACCCCAGCACATCACTACCCAGATTTCCGTCTGAAGACGTACGCGCCGCTGGCCTTCCGCTACTTCCGGGAGCTGTTTGGCATCAAGCCAGACGACTATCTG TACTCGAtgtgcaacgagccgctgatcgAGCTGTCCAACCCCGGGGCCAGCAGCTCCTGGTTCTACCTCACCAGCGACGACGAGTTCATCATCAAGACGGTGCAGCACAAGGAGGCCGAGTTCCTGCAGAAGCTGCTCCCTGGTTACTACATG AATCTGAACCAGAACCCGAGGACGCTGTTGCCCAAGTTCTACGGCCTGTACTGCATCCAGTGCAGCGGCGTCACGGTCCGCGTGGTCGTGATGAACAACGTGCTGCCGCGCGCCATGAAGATGCACTACAAGTACGACCTGAAGGGGTCCTCGCACAAGCGGCGCGCCACGCGCAAGGAGCGCAGCAAGTCCTCGCCCACGTTCAAGGACCTGGACTTCCAGGAGATGCACAAGGGCCTGAACTTCGACCCGGACACCTACGGGGCCCTGATGAAGACCCTGCAGAGGGACTGCCGG GTCCTGGAGAGCTTTAAGATCATGGACTACAGCCTCCTGCTGGGGATCCACGTGTCGGACAGGAAGCCGCTGGTCAGGGAAAACCGCTATGACAGCAGGAAGGGCCAGAAGGTCCTCTACTCCACGGCCCTCGAGTCCATCCAGGGCAACGCCAAGGCCCCCGAGCCCGTCGACGACGACAC GTTGGGGGGGATTCCTGCCAAACACAAAGAGGAGAACCTGCTCCTCTTTTTAGGAATCATCGACATCCTTCAGTCCTACAG GCTCATCAAGAAGATGGAACACTCCTGGAAAGCTCTCGTACACGACGGG GACACGGTGTCGGTCCACAGGCCCAGTTTCTACGCCGACCGGTTCCTGAAGTTCATGGGCTCGACCGTCTTCAAGAAGATTCACC CTTTGAGGGGAGCGTCTTCGCGGAGGAAGAGGACCTCCTTCCACGCCCTGAAGTCGGCCTCGCAGGAGGTTCTGTCCCCGCTGAAGGACGacaagatggaggagaagaaggcccagagcatggaccacctggacggGAACTGTAAGC TCTACAGCTCCTCCAAGCAGCCGGACCTCCTCCCCAGAGTGTCTTTCGAGACCAAAGGAAACAACGAAGATCAAGACAACAG CTCCAGTGAAGGTCGCCgagcctccagctccaccatcGCTCTGGACGACGCTCTGCCGGccgcgagcagcagcagcgtgtcgGACTCCGAGCTCGGCGTCTACCTG TGA
- the pip5k1ba gene encoding phosphatidylinositol-4-phosphate 5-kinase, type I, beta a isoform X3, with the protein MSTTTTTTVRPDGAGRGSKATKAPKDHKKPTAAALKGAIQLGIGYTVGNLSSKPDRDVLMQDFSVVESVFLPSEGSNLTPAHHYPDFRLKTYAPLAFRYFRELFGIKPDDYLYSMCNEPLIELSNPGASSSWFYLTSDDEFIIKTVQHKEAEFLQKLLPGYYMNLNQNPRTLLPKFYGLYCIQCSGVTVRVVVMNNVLPRAMKMHYKYDLKGSSHKRRATRKERSKSSPTFKDLDFQEMHKGLNFDPDTYGALMKTLQRDCRVLESFKIMDYSLLLGIHVSDRKPLVRENRYDSRKGQKVLYSTALESIQGNAKAPEPVDDDTLGGIPAKHKEENLLLFLGIIDILQSYRLIKKMEHSWKALVHDGDTVSVHRPSFYADRFLKFMGSTVFKKIHPLRGASSRRKRTSFHALKSASQEVLSPLKDDKMEEKKAQSMDHLDGNFYSSSKQPDLLPRVSFETKGNNEDQDNSSSEGRRASSSTIALDDALPAASSSSVSDSELGVYLV; encoded by the exons atgtcaacaacaacaacaacaaccgtccGCCCGGACGGCGCGGGGAGAGGAAGCAAAGCCACTAAAGCGCCAAAGGATCATAAAAAG CCCACGGCGGCGGCGCTGAAGGGAGCCATCCAGCTGGGCATCGGGTACACGGTGGGAAACCTGAGCTCCAAACCAGACCGAGATGTTCTCATGCAGGACTTCTCAGTGGTGGAGAGCGTCTTCCTGCCCAG TGAGGGCAGCAACCTGACCCCAGCACATCACTACCCAGATTTCCGTCTGAAGACGTACGCGCCGCTGGCCTTCCGCTACTTCCGGGAGCTGTTTGGCATCAAGCCAGACGACTATCTG TACTCGAtgtgcaacgagccgctgatcgAGCTGTCCAACCCCGGGGCCAGCAGCTCCTGGTTCTACCTCACCAGCGACGACGAGTTCATCATCAAGACGGTGCAGCACAAGGAGGCCGAGTTCCTGCAGAAGCTGCTCCCTGGTTACTACATG AATCTGAACCAGAACCCGAGGACGCTGTTGCCCAAGTTCTACGGCCTGTACTGCATCCAGTGCAGCGGCGTCACGGTCCGCGTGGTCGTGATGAACAACGTGCTGCCGCGCGCCATGAAGATGCACTACAAGTACGACCTGAAGGGGTCCTCGCACAAGCGGCGCGCCACGCGCAAGGAGCGCAGCAAGTCCTCGCCCACGTTCAAGGACCTGGACTTCCAGGAGATGCACAAGGGCCTGAACTTCGACCCGGACACCTACGGGGCCCTGATGAAGACCCTGCAGAGGGACTGCCGG GTCCTGGAGAGCTTTAAGATCATGGACTACAGCCTCCTGCTGGGGATCCACGTGTCGGACAGGAAGCCGCTGGTCAGGGAAAACCGCTATGACAGCAGGAAGGGCCAGAAGGTCCTCTACTCCACGGCCCTCGAGTCCATCCAGGGCAACGCCAAGGCCCCCGAGCCCGTCGACGACGACAC GTTGGGGGGGATTCCTGCCAAACACAAAGAGGAGAACCTGCTCCTCTTTTTAGGAATCATCGACATCCTTCAGTCCTACAG GCTCATCAAGAAGATGGAACACTCCTGGAAAGCTCTCGTACACGACGGG GACACGGTGTCGGTCCACAGGCCCAGTTTCTACGCCGACCGGTTCCTGAAGTTCATGGGCTCGACCGTCTTCAAGAAGATTCACC CTTTGAGGGGAGCGTCTTCGCGGAGGAAGAGGACCTCCTTCCACGCCCTGAAGTCGGCCTCGCAGGAGGTTCTGTCCCCGCTGAAGGACGacaagatggaggagaagaaggcccagagcatggaccacctggacggGAACT TCTACAGCTCCTCCAAGCAGCCGGACCTCCTCCCCAGAGTGTCTTTCGAGACCAAAGGAAACAACGAAGATCAAGACAACAG CTCCAGTGAAGGTCGCCgagcctccagctccaccatcGCTCTGGACGACGCTCTGCCGGccgcgagcagcagcagcgtgtcgGACTCCGAGCTCGGCGTCTACCTGGTATGA
- the pip5k1ba gene encoding phosphatidylinositol-4-phosphate 5-kinase, type I, beta a isoform X1, with the protein MSTTTTTTVRPDGAGRGSKATKAPKDHKKPTAAALKGAIQLGIGYTVGNLSSKPDRDVLMQDFSVVESVFLPSEGSNLTPAHHYPDFRLKTYAPLAFRYFRELFGIKPDDYLYSMCNEPLIELSNPGASSSWFYLTSDDEFIIKTVQHKEAEFLQKLLPGYYMNLNQNPRTLLPKFYGLYCIQCSGVTVRVVVMNNVLPRAMKMHYKYDLKGSSHKRRATRKERSKSSPTFKDLDFQEMHKGLNFDPDTYGALMKTLQRDCRVLESFKIMDYSLLLGIHVSDRKPLVRENRYDSRKGQKVLYSTALESIQGNAKAPEPVDDDTLGGIPAKHKEENLLLFLGIIDILQSYRLIKKMEHSWKALVHDGDTVSVHRPSFYADRFLKFMGSTVFKKIHPLRGASSRRKRTSFHALKSASQEVLSPLKDDKMEEKKAQSMDHLDGNCKLYSSSKQPDLLPRVSFETKGNNEDQDNSSSEGRRASSSTIALDDALPAASSSSVSDSELGVYLV; encoded by the exons atgtcaacaacaacaacaacaaccgtccGCCCGGACGGCGCGGGGAGAGGAAGCAAAGCCACTAAAGCGCCAAAGGATCATAAAAAG CCCACGGCGGCGGCGCTGAAGGGAGCCATCCAGCTGGGCATCGGGTACACGGTGGGAAACCTGAGCTCCAAACCAGACCGAGATGTTCTCATGCAGGACTTCTCAGTGGTGGAGAGCGTCTTCCTGCCCAG TGAGGGCAGCAACCTGACCCCAGCACATCACTACCCAGATTTCCGTCTGAAGACGTACGCGCCGCTGGCCTTCCGCTACTTCCGGGAGCTGTTTGGCATCAAGCCAGACGACTATCTG TACTCGAtgtgcaacgagccgctgatcgAGCTGTCCAACCCCGGGGCCAGCAGCTCCTGGTTCTACCTCACCAGCGACGACGAGTTCATCATCAAGACGGTGCAGCACAAGGAGGCCGAGTTCCTGCAGAAGCTGCTCCCTGGTTACTACATG AATCTGAACCAGAACCCGAGGACGCTGTTGCCCAAGTTCTACGGCCTGTACTGCATCCAGTGCAGCGGCGTCACGGTCCGCGTGGTCGTGATGAACAACGTGCTGCCGCGCGCCATGAAGATGCACTACAAGTACGACCTGAAGGGGTCCTCGCACAAGCGGCGCGCCACGCGCAAGGAGCGCAGCAAGTCCTCGCCCACGTTCAAGGACCTGGACTTCCAGGAGATGCACAAGGGCCTGAACTTCGACCCGGACACCTACGGGGCCCTGATGAAGACCCTGCAGAGGGACTGCCGG GTCCTGGAGAGCTTTAAGATCATGGACTACAGCCTCCTGCTGGGGATCCACGTGTCGGACAGGAAGCCGCTGGTCAGGGAAAACCGCTATGACAGCAGGAAGGGCCAGAAGGTCCTCTACTCCACGGCCCTCGAGTCCATCCAGGGCAACGCCAAGGCCCCCGAGCCCGTCGACGACGACAC GTTGGGGGGGATTCCTGCCAAACACAAAGAGGAGAACCTGCTCCTCTTTTTAGGAATCATCGACATCCTTCAGTCCTACAG GCTCATCAAGAAGATGGAACACTCCTGGAAAGCTCTCGTACACGACGGG GACACGGTGTCGGTCCACAGGCCCAGTTTCTACGCCGACCGGTTCCTGAAGTTCATGGGCTCGACCGTCTTCAAGAAGATTCACC CTTTGAGGGGAGCGTCTTCGCGGAGGAAGAGGACCTCCTTCCACGCCCTGAAGTCGGCCTCGCAGGAGGTTCTGTCCCCGCTGAAGGACGacaagatggaggagaagaaggcccagagcatggaccacctggacggGAACTGTAAGC TCTACAGCTCCTCCAAGCAGCCGGACCTCCTCCCCAGAGTGTCTTTCGAGACCAAAGGAAACAACGAAGATCAAGACAACAG CTCCAGTGAAGGTCGCCgagcctccagctccaccatcGCTCTGGACGACGCTCTGCCGGccgcgagcagcagcagcgtgtcgGACTCCGAGCTCGGCGTCTACCTGGTATGA